One stretch of Gammaproteobacteria bacterium DNA includes these proteins:
- the thpR gene encoding RNA 2',3'-cyclic phosphodiesterase — translation MSDKRVFFALWPDETTREAVMAASREAVEACGGKAVPEDNFHITLRFLGNASGSDIRKMKKAAKAANGVPQKFTLDRLGYWAGPEVLWMGCQKANDDLLRLVVNLNTELGSVGFPHENRPFRPHVTLARKVESEPESSLISPIEWSSESFVLVESELADPKKGGKHSEYKVIASFDLK, via the coding sequence ATGAGTGACAAGCGCGTGTTCTTTGCTCTGTGGCCCGACGAGACAACCCGTGAAGCCGTGATGGCGGCGTCCCGTGAAGCGGTCGAGGCCTGTGGCGGCAAGGCAGTACCGGAGGACAATTTCCACATCACCCTGCGTTTCCTCGGGAATGCCTCCGGCAGCGACATCCGCAAGATGAAGAAGGCGGCCAAGGCAGCCAATGGCGTACCCCAGAAGTTCACCCTGGATCGACTCGGTTACTGGGCCGGCCCCGAGGTGCTCTGGATGGGTTGCCAGAAGGCCAACGACGATCTCCTGCGCCTGGTCGTGAATCTCAACACCGAGCTTGGCAGTGTGGGTTTCCCGCACGAGAACCGGCCCTTCCGGCCGCACGTCACCCTGGCTCGCAAGGTCGAGAGCGAGCCGGAATCCTCCCTGATCAGTCCCATCGAGTGGTCCAGCGAGTCTTTCGTATTGGTCGAGTCAGAGCTGGCCGACCCGAAAAAGGGTGGCAAGCATTCCGAGTACAAGGTCATTGCCAGTTTCGACCTGAAGTAA
- a CDS encoding regulatory protein RecX: MRAKEKNPVRKGETPVQAGNRIAVGMLARREHSRQEIGRKLGQRGLDEDVIEQVLAGLEAEGLLSEERFVEQFVYQRVNRGDGPMKIRLELGRRGIDGEVVDIAIDAAEVDWQAQAESARQKRFGREIPAEYSERAKQARFLQGRGFGMEQISRVLKGDLFEE, from the coding sequence ATGAGAGCCAAGGAAAAGAACCCCGTCCGCAAGGGCGAGACACCCGTCCAGGCAGGTAACCGCATTGCGGTGGGCATGCTGGCACGTCGCGAGCATTCGCGGCAGGAAATCGGTCGCAAGCTTGGTCAGCGCGGTCTGGACGAGGATGTGATCGAGCAGGTGCTGGCAGGCCTGGAGGCCGAGGGCCTGTTGTCCGAGGAGCGCTTCGTCGAGCAGTTCGTCTACCAGCGGGTAAACCGCGGTGATGGACCGATGAAGATTCGCCTGGAGCTCGGTCGTCGCGGGATTGATGGCGAGGTCGTCGATATCGCCATCGACGCCGCCGAGGTGGACTGGCAGGCGCAGGCAGAAAGCGCGCGCCAGAAGCGATTTGGCCGTGAAATTCCGGCAGAATACAGCGAGCGTGCGAAGCAGGCCCGGTTCCTGCAGGGACGGGGCTTCGGCATGGAGCAGATCAGCCGTGTCCTGAAAGGCGACCTATTTGAAGAATGA
- the recA gene encoding recombinase RecA, with amino-acid sequence MDDNRKKALSSALSQIEKQFGKGSVMRLGDADAAVHNISAISTGSLGLDIALGVGGLPKGRVIEIYGPESSGKTTLTLQVIAESQKKGGTAAFVDAEHALDPTYAEKLGVNVDDLLVSQPDTGEQALEITDMLVRSGAVDVVVVDSVAALTPKAEIEGDMGDSHMGLQARLMSQALRKLTSNIKKSGTMVIFINQIRMKIGVMFGNPETTTGGNALKFYSSVRMDIRRIGAIKKGDEILGNETRVKVVKNKVSPPFREAYFEILYGEGISRHGEIIELGVRENIIDKSGAWYSYNGDRIGQGKENVRQWLKDNPKVADEIEQQVRDKLLPSKEKMAELAAEAEAKAAEQEKKEKEAVEADE; translated from the coding sequence ATGGACGACAATCGCAAAAAAGCACTCAGCTCCGCGCTGTCACAAATCGAAAAGCAGTTCGGCAAGGGCTCGGTCATGCGCCTGGGCGACGCCGATGCGGCAGTCCACAACATCTCTGCGATCTCGACCGGTTCGCTGGGCCTGGACATTGCACTCGGTGTCGGCGGCCTGCCGAAGGGGCGCGTGATCGAGATCTATGGTCCGGAATCCTCCGGCAAGACCACCCTGACCCTGCAGGTCATTGCGGAGTCCCAGAAGAAGGGCGGTACGGCAGCCTTCGTCGATGCCGAGCATGCGCTGGATCCGACCTATGCCGAAAAGCTGGGCGTGAATGTCGATGACCTGCTGGTCTCGCAGCCGGACACCGGCGAGCAGGCGCTGGAAATCACCGACATGCTGGTGCGCTCGGGTGCGGTCGACGTGGTAGTTGTCGACTCGGTTGCCGCGCTGACCCCGAAGGCTGAAATCGAGGGCGACATGGGTGATTCCCACATGGGCCTGCAGGCTCGACTGATGTCGCAGGCGCTCAGGAAGCTGACCTCGAACATCAAGAAGTCCGGCACCATGGTGATCTTCATCAACCAGATCCGCATGAAGATCGGTGTGATGTTCGGCAATCCGGAAACCACCACCGGCGGCAACGCGCTGAAGTTCTACAGCTCGGTGCGCATGGACATCCGTCGCATCGGCGCGATCAAGAAGGGCGACGAGATCCTCGGCAACGAGACCCGCGTCAAGGTCGTCAAGAACAAGGTGTCGCCGCCGTTCCGCGAGGCCTACTTCGAGATCCTCTACGGCGAGGGCATTTCCCGCCATGGCGAGATCATCGAGCTGGGCGTGCGCGAGAACATCATCGACAAGTCCGGCGCCTGGTACAGCTACAACGGTGACCGCATCGGCCAGGGCAAGGAAAACGTCCGCCAGTGGCTGAAGGACAACCCGAAGGTTGCCGACGAAATCGAGCAGCAGGTCCGCGACAAGCTGCTGCCGTCCAAGGAGAAGATGGCCGAGCTGGCGGCCGAAGCCGAGGCCAAGGCGGCCGAGCAGGAAAAGAAAGAGAAGGAAGCTGTCGAAGCTGACGAATAA